A region of the Candidatus Zixiibacteriota bacterium genome:
GCGGAGAGCCAGGAAAAGCAGGGAAGCGATCGTCAGCATTGAAAAACCCATAAGGTCTCCTTGGGCAGGCTATCCCTCGTAGCGAGGGTCACGACCCGTCGTGGTTGCACCCACAGGGCTTCAGGCCGCGTCGAAGCGTTCAAGCAGCCCGAACAGGCAACCGGACCATGATTACCTGTTGACTGCCGCTTAGCATATATGCGACGGACGGCACGGCGGTCAAGCGGCCCTTGAGCCCGGGCCCGGGCGCCCTCCAGGGGACCTTTATAATTAAGGACCGAAAGGCACTTTTGACAACGAGGTTGGTGGATGCTATAGACCAATTTGCCGCGACAAGGGGGTCTCTCTATGGCTTGGTTCGATCGAAGCCCAGGGACGAGCAAGAGCGTGGAGAGGGAGCCGGAAAAGGCTCCCGAAGCGGCGAAGCCGGCTCCGGAAGCAGTAGCCCCGTCCCCAGCCGCTTCGGCTCCGAGACCCGAACCTGCACCTAAGCCCTCCGAACCGCCCGTTGTCGGCCACCTTTATAAAGGAAGCCGGGTGAGCGGTCAGCTGGTTTTCGAAGGGGCGGCCCGGATCGACGGGCACGTCGATGGGGAGATCCAATGTCACGGCACGCTGACCATTGGAGAAGGTGCCGAGGTGCGGGCCAAGATCTCCGGTCATGTGGTTATTATCCGTGGCAAGGTGGAAGGAAATGTGTCCGCCAAGGAGAAGATAGAGCTGGCGGCGCCGGCGCGGCTGTTCGGCAATATCGCCACCCCGCGGTTGATCATCACAGAGGGCGTGGTATTCGATGGTGACTGCTCCATGGGAGCGGGAAGGGAAAAAGGTGGAGTCGCGACGTCGCAAAGTATGAGTGCCGAAAAGGCTGTGGCCGGTCAGAAGATCGGACCGCAAGCCGATTCTGATCGATAGCCTTCGCCGTTCATCCACGTTCTCACGTCCTGCGTTCCTGAATAGATCGCTGTTGAAGCAGTAATTTGGCGGGCTCGGGTTGCTCGAGCGCCCGGGTCGACGCGGGTTTCGGCAAGCGCACAAGGCAATGACCCTATGATCTCGTTGGATCAGAGCATCATCTATCAGATCCTGTTGTTCCTGTTGCTGTGGGTCGTCCTGAGCCGGCTTCTTTTTCGCCCGTATCTGCACGTGCTGGAGGAGCGCGAACGCAGGACCTCCGGGACCGAGCAGGAAGCGAACCGTCTGGCGGGCGAGGCGGCGCGGCTGAAGGGCGAGTACGAAGAGCGCATCGCCCAGGCCCAGGCGGCGGGAGCGGCCGCCCGGGATGCCGTGGTGCAGGAGGGGCGCGAGCAGCGCGAACGGATCATCGCCGAGGCGCGGCGGGAGGCCGCGGCCACATTGGAACGCATACGCCGGGAGCTGCACGAGCAGATGCAGCGGGAGCGGGCGATCGCCGCGGCCGAGGCGGATTTGGTGGCCCGAGAAATGGCAAGCAAGGTGCTCGGGAGGAGGGTCGGGTGACGTTCCTGGGCGTTCTCGGAGGAGCCGTTGCGTGGGCGTCGGCTGCAGGAGAAGCGCACGAGCCATCGCCCGGAGGGAT
Encoded here:
- a CDS encoding polymer-forming cytoskeletal protein → MAWFDRSPGTSKSVEREPEKAPEAAKPAPEAVAPSPAASAPRPEPAPKPSEPPVVGHLYKGSRVSGQLVFEGAARIDGHVDGEIQCHGTLTIGEGAEVRAKISGHVVIIRGKVEGNVSAKEKIELAAPARLFGNIATPRLIITEGVVFDGDCSMGAGREKGGVATSQSMSAEKAVAGQKIGPQADSDR